One window of the Rhipicephalus sanguineus isolate Rsan-2018 chromosome 2, BIME_Rsan_1.4, whole genome shotgun sequence genome contains the following:
- the LOC119383302 gene encoding zinc finger protein 704 translates to MSTGKRLAKRSILGTRVCAPTADGLHMPGVIQATKTDAEDENVYTVTFPDKTTGEYRGDELIGPGFQTIAGLTLKSGQRVYVTFNGREVSGAVLEHDAVRDDVLISIQPSQHNHHITHTVQLHKRLEEVRLLESRKSARLQDLDTDYSRLAEGQSELRRRASSLSIDVPPSIK, encoded by the coding sequence ATGTCGACGGGCAAGCGGCTGGCGAAGCGCTCGATCCTGGGTACGCGTGTGTGCGCCCCCACGGCAGACGGTCTTCACATGCCGGGTGTTATTCAGGCGACCAAAACTGACGCTGAAGACGAGAACGTCTACACTGTCACGTTCCCCGACAAGACGACGGGCGAGTACCGTGGCGACGAGCTCATCGGTCCGGGCTTCCAGACCATTGCGGGACTGACTCTCAAGAGCGGACAGCGCGTGTACGTGACGTTTAACGGCCGCGAGGTCTCCGGAGCCGTGCTGGAGCACGACGCCGTGCGCGACGACGTACTCATCAGTATCCAGCCTTCGCAGCACAACCACCACATCACGCATACGGTGCAGCTCCACAAGCGCCTGGAAGAGGTGCGACTCCTAGAGAGCCGCAAGTCGGCTCGCCTGCAGGACTTGGACACGGACTATTCGCGTCTTGCCGAAGGTCAGAGCGAGCTCCGGCGGCGAGCTTCTTCACTCAGCATCGACGTTCCGCCTTCTATAAAGTGA